A stretch of the Panicum virgatum strain AP13 chromosome 9N, P.virgatum_v5, whole genome shotgun sequence genome encodes the following:
- the LOC120688517 gene encoding inositol-tetrakisphosphate 1-kinase 2-like isoform X1 — protein sequence MRLHAEVLAEMEGQEEEGAAMASTVLSPPLVGAAVAAATAPRLVVGYALTKKKVKSFLQPKLLMLARRNGISFVSIDESLPLSEQGPFDVILHKITSKEWQQVLEDYLEEHPEVTVLDPPNAIEHLNNRQSMLEEVADLNLSNFYGEVCTPRQLVITKDPSSIPTAVAMAGLTFPLVAKPLVVDGTSKGHELYLAYDEASLSMLHPPLVLQEFINHGGILFKVYIIGETVQVVRRFSLPDVNTYDLLNNVGIYRLPRVSCAAASADDADLDPLIAELPPRPLLEKLGRELRSRLGLRLFNVDMIRELGNKDRYYIIDINYFPGFGKMPGYEHMFTDFLLSLAQSKYKRYLSGT from the exons ATGCGCCTTCACGCGGAGGTGCTGGCCGAGATGGaggggcaggaggaggagggagctgCGATGGCCTCGACGGTTCtgtcgccgccgctcgtcggcgcggcggtggcggctgccACGGCGCCCAGGCTAGTGGTGGGCTACGCCctcacgaagaagaaggtgaagagCTTCCTCCAGCCCAAGCTGCTCATGCTGGCGAG GAGGAACGGAATCAGTTTTGTTTCTATTGATGAGTCTCTTCCCCTCTCAGAACAAGGACCTTTTGATGTTATTTTGCACAAG ATTACTAGCAAGGAATGGCAGCAGGTTCTGGAG GACTACCTTGAAGAACATCCAGAAGTTACTGTCCTCGACCCTCCAAATGCTATCGAGCATCTGAACAATCGACAATCAATGCTTGAGGAAGTAGCTGATTTGAACCTATCGAATTTCTATG GAGAAGTTTGTACCCCACGGCAACTGGTCATTACGAAAGATCCATCCTCTATACCAACAGCTGTAGCAATGGCTGGACTAACTTTTCCCTTGG TTGCCAAGCCATTGGTTGTTGATGGAACATCAAAAGGTCACGAACTATATCTTGCATATGATGAGGCCTCCTTGTCAAtgcttcatccacctctggttcTACAGGAATTCATAAACCATG GCGGTATCCTCTTTAAGGTCTATATCATTGGTGAAACAGTACAAGTTGTCCGCAGGTTCTCCCTTCCTGATGTCAACACATATGACTTGCTAAACAACGTTGGCATCTATCGATTGCCAAGAGTTTCATGTGCCGCAGCTAGTGCGGATGATGCAGACCTTGACCCTCTTATTGCAG AGCTTCCTCCAAGGCCACTTCTGGAGAAACTGGGGAGGGAGCTTCGCAGCCGGCTG GGGTTGAGATTGTTCAATGTTGATATGATTAGAGAACTTGGAAACAAAGATCGGTACTACATAATTGACATCAACTACTTCCCAG GTTTTGGGAAAATGCCAGGATATGAGCACATGTTCACCGACTTCTTACTGAGTCTTGCGCAAAGCAAGTACAAAAGGTACTTAAGCGGGACCTGA
- the LOC120688517 gene encoding inositol-tetrakisphosphate 1-kinase 2-like isoform X2, with protein sequence MLYEYFYDILCTLIVICGIMDTAITSSACIECRGTCQTFIFFPFCCLMSFFIMYVVRRNGISFVSIDESLPLSEQGPFDVILHKITSKEWQQVLEDYLEEHPEVTVLDPPNAIEHLNNRQSMLEEVADLNLSNFYGEVCTPRQLVITKDPSSIPTAVAMAGLTFPLVAKPLVVDGTSKGHELYLAYDEASLSMLHPPLVLQEFINHGGILFKVYIIGETVQVVRRFSLPDVNTYDLLNNVGIYRLPRVSCAAASADDADLDPLIAELPPRPLLEKLGRELRSRLGLRLFNVDMIRELGNKDRYYIIDINYFPGFGKMPGYEHMFTDFLLSLAQSKYKRYLSGT encoded by the exons ATGCTATATGAATATTTCTATGATATTTTGTGTACTTTGATAGTCATATGTGGAATTATGGATACTGCCATCACTAGCTCTGCATGTATTGAATGCCGTGGCACTTGCCagacttttattttttttcctttttgctgctTGATGAGTTTCTTCATCATGTATGTTGTCAGGAGGAACGGAATCAGTTTTGTTTCTATTGATGAGTCTCTTCCCCTCTCAGAACAAGGACCTTTTGATGTTATTTTGCACAAG ATTACTAGCAAGGAATGGCAGCAGGTTCTGGAG GACTACCTTGAAGAACATCCAGAAGTTACTGTCCTCGACCCTCCAAATGCTATCGAGCATCTGAACAATCGACAATCAATGCTTGAGGAAGTAGCTGATTTGAACCTATCGAATTTCTATG GAGAAGTTTGTACCCCACGGCAACTGGTCATTACGAAAGATCCATCCTCTATACCAACAGCTGTAGCAATGGCTGGACTAACTTTTCCCTTGG TTGCCAAGCCATTGGTTGTTGATGGAACATCAAAAGGTCACGAACTATATCTTGCATATGATGAGGCCTCCTTGTCAAtgcttcatccacctctggttcTACAGGAATTCATAAACCATG GCGGTATCCTCTTTAAGGTCTATATCATTGGTGAAACAGTACAAGTTGTCCGCAGGTTCTCCCTTCCTGATGTCAACACATATGACTTGCTAAACAACGTTGGCATCTATCGATTGCCAAGAGTTTCATGTGCCGCAGCTAGTGCGGATGATGCAGACCTTGACCCTCTTATTGCAG AGCTTCCTCCAAGGCCACTTCTGGAGAAACTGGGGAGGGAGCTTCGCAGCCGGCTG GGGTTGAGATTGTTCAATGTTGATATGATTAGAGAACTTGGAAACAAAGATCGGTACTACATAATTGACATCAACTACTTCCCAG GTTTTGGGAAAATGCCAGGATATGAGCACATGTTCACCGACTTCTTACTGAGTCTTGCGCAAAGCAAGTACAAAAGGTACTTAAGCGGGACCTGA
- the LOC120690689 gene encoding uncharacterized protein LOC120690689 isoform X1, producing the protein MLAEQVKGKLNKMDIKEHRLFVQKAVMEQTYGEARKANIPTDEEGQHRWALRESLRDIGGSAVSYSPSCGASGSNSNTSPATRVSCSGTQTTIGRYYSSPSSAQVPFDLDLARSKAPSQPRVDIMLQGDAKVRLGKAWSKWFHANDIPGRKADCPYFVSAIKLTQQLGEGVNVPSVRELDGPLLDRNYEDLLAQMNENKGNWARYGVTIMSDSWTGPYKMCIINFMIFCNGRMFFHSSVDATGQSHNAEYLYKHIDPVVQEVGEKNVIQIVTDNGSNYKAACKQLVAEYPHITWQPCAAHTINLMLKEIASFNEVAEVVHSAQRMCKFFYNHNRLHAMMREKIGGELIRWNATRFGTVFLFLQSFWDRKDKFQAWMVSDEWNKSDWKDELDRDFTYDCLTSRKWWENVELVLKAVTPLYYVLRFADQQKNGTISGFIPRMVDAHKEIFAKLKHDKLVPKDHLHRINEVITRRTRYLFNGTLMPAAAGLDPQRLYKSNYAQEPAIVLAVSLALKKIAGSPEEASIAIDEYTNIFSQKRLLFGSLEARSSALRANTTPGNPIMEWLSNSRSESTPILDEYDDEDDDWTTHGGFLIDELQMNASDVAKFKRKLRFSQKGGKKKWRGYEIVDEYANLFEDDGDSDSSHGSPVYAESNDSSSASSDNEDIDGDVEGGKDDGGTAPVTKGDGECASGSKIHDSANVRIGKPVHIRPRSTRKKKPTIKCVKDL; encoded by the exons ATGTTGGCAGAGCAAGTGAAAGGAAAATTGAATAAGATGGACATTAAAGAACACCGCCTCTTTGTGCAAAAGGCGGTCATGGAACAAACATATGGAGAAGCAAGAAAGGCCAACATTCCTACTGATGAAGAAGGGCAGCATAGATGGGCATTAAGAGAATCATTGAGGGATATAGGAGGGTCAGCTGTTAGCTATTCACCATCTTGTGGGGCAAGCGGCAGCAATAGTAACACATCACCTGCCACTAGAGTAAGTTGCTCAGGTACTCAGACAACAATTGGTAGATACTACTCGAGTCCTAGTAGTGCACAAGTTCCATTTGATTTAGACTTGGCACGTAGTAAGGCTCCATCGCAGCCTAGGGTGGACATTATGCTGCAGGGAGATGCCAAAGTGAGACTTGGAAAAGCTTGGTCAAAGTGGTTCCATGCCAATGATATTCCTGGAAGGAAAGCTGACTGTCCTTATTTTGTATCAGCCATTAAATTGACCCAACAGCTTGGAGAAGGAGTGAATGTTCCATCAGTAAGAGAGCTAGATGGTCCTTTGCTAGACAGGAACTATGAGGATTTGCTAGCTCAAATGAATGAGAACAAGGGAAATTGGGCTCGATATGGGGTCACAATAATGTCTGATTCATGGACAGGACCATACAAGATGTGCATAATTAATTTCATGATATTTTGCAATGGTCGAATGTTCTTCCATAGTTCTGTGGATGCAACTGGTCAATCTCATAATGCTGAGTACCTCTATAAGCATATTGATCCCGTGGTTCAAGAGGTCGGGGAAAAGAACGTTATTCAGATTGTGACAGACAATGGTTCCAACTACAAGGCAGCGTGCAAACAACTTGTAGCTGAATATCCACATATCACTTGGCAGCCATGTGCTGCACATACCATCAACTTGATGTTGAAAGAAATAGCAAGCTTTAACGAGGTTGCTGAAGTAGTTCATAGTGCGCAGCGAATGTGTAAATTCTTCTACAATCATAATAG GCTGCATGCTATGATGCGAGAGAAGATAGGGGGAGAATTGATTCGATGGAACGCCACCAGATTTGGCACGGTTTTCTTGTTCTTGCAGAGTTTTTGGGACAGAAAAGACAAATTTCAAGCCTGGATGGTGTCCGATGAATGGAACAAAAGTGATTGGAAAGATGAACTAGACCGTGATTTCACGTATGATTGCTTGACAAGTAGGAAGTGGTGGGAGAATGTAGAGTTGGTGTTGAAAGCTGTTACACCACTATATTATGTGCTTCGCTTTGCTGATCAGCAGAAGAACGGGACAATATCTGGATTCATTCCAAGGATGGTAGATGCTCATAAAGAAATATTTGCTAAATTAAAGCATGATAAACTTGTGCCAAAGGATCATCTACATAGAATCAATGAAGTAATAACTAGGAGAACTCGATATCTTTTCAATGGAACTCTCATGCCTGCAG CTGCTGGACTGGATCCTCAAAGATTATATAAATCAAACTATGCACAAGAACCAGCTATTGTCCTAGCTGTAAGTTTAGCACTCAAAAAAATAGCAGGGTCACCAGAGGAGGCATCAATTGCAATTGATGAATACACGAACATATTTAGCCAAAAGAGATTGTTATTCGGTTCGTTGGAGGCTCGGAGCTCTGCACTTCGTGCTAATACCACTCCAG GCAACCCCATCATGGAGTGGCTATCCAACTCTAGATCTGAGTCTACACCAATTCTTGATGAAtatgatgatgaggatgatgattGGACCACACATGGAGGCTTTCTAATCGATGAGCTACAGATGAATGCATCGGATGTGGCTAAATTCAAGAGGAAGCTTCGTTTCAGTCAAAAGGGCGGTAAGAAGAAATGGAGGGGCTATGAAATTGTTGATGAATATGCAAATCTATTTGAAGATGACGGTGATTCAGATTCTTCACATGGTAGCCCTGTTTATGCTGAGTCAAATGACAGTAGCTCTGCTAGCTCTGATAATGAAG ATATTGATGGCGATGTGGAGGGAGGCAAAGATGATGGTGGTACGGCCCCTGTAACCAAAGGAGATG GTGAATGTGCTAGTGGTAGTAAAATTCATGATAGTGCAAATGTGAGGATTGGAAAACCGGTTCATATTCGTCCGAGGTCAACTAGAAAGAAGAAACCAACTATAAAGTGTGTCAAAGACCTCTAA
- the LOC120690689 gene encoding uncharacterized protein LOC120690689 isoform X2 → MLAEQVKGKLNKMDIKEHRLFVQKAVMEQTYGEARKANIPTDEEGQHRWALRESLRDIGGSAVSYSPSCGASGSNSNTSPATRVSCSGTQTTIGRYYSSPSSAQVPFDLDLARSKAPSQPRVDIMLQGDAKVRLGKAWSKWFHANDIPGRKADCPYFVSAIKLTQQLGEGVNVPSVRELDGPLLDRNYEDLLAQMNENKGNWARYGVTIMSDSWTGPYKMCIINFMIFCNGRMFFHSSVDATGQSHNAEYLYKHIDPVVQEVGEKNVIQIVTDNGSNYKAACKQLVAEYPHITWQPCAAHTINLMLKEIASFNEVAEVVHSAQRMCKFFYNHNRLHAMMREKIGGELIRWNATRFGTVFLFLQSFWDRKDKFQAWMVSDEWNKSDWKDELDRDFTYDCLTSRKWWENVELVLKAVTPLYYVLRFADQQKNGTISGFIPRMVDAHKEIFAKLKHDKLVPKDHLHRINEVITRRTRYLFNGTLMPAAAGLDPQRLYKSNYAQEPAIVLAVSLALKKIAGSPEEASIAIDEYTNIFSQKRLLFGSLEARSSALRANTTPGNPIMEWLSNSRSESTPILDEYDDEDDDWTTHGGFLIDELQMNASDVAKFKRKLRFSQKGGKKKWRGYEIVDEYANLFEDDGDSDSSHGSPVYAESNDSSSASSDNDIDGDVEGGKDDGGTAPVTKGDGECASGSKIHDSANVRIGKPVHIRPRSTRKKKPTIKCVKDL, encoded by the exons ATGTTGGCAGAGCAAGTGAAAGGAAAATTGAATAAGATGGACATTAAAGAACACCGCCTCTTTGTGCAAAAGGCGGTCATGGAACAAACATATGGAGAAGCAAGAAAGGCCAACATTCCTACTGATGAAGAAGGGCAGCATAGATGGGCATTAAGAGAATCATTGAGGGATATAGGAGGGTCAGCTGTTAGCTATTCACCATCTTGTGGGGCAAGCGGCAGCAATAGTAACACATCACCTGCCACTAGAGTAAGTTGCTCAGGTACTCAGACAACAATTGGTAGATACTACTCGAGTCCTAGTAGTGCACAAGTTCCATTTGATTTAGACTTGGCACGTAGTAAGGCTCCATCGCAGCCTAGGGTGGACATTATGCTGCAGGGAGATGCCAAAGTGAGACTTGGAAAAGCTTGGTCAAAGTGGTTCCATGCCAATGATATTCCTGGAAGGAAAGCTGACTGTCCTTATTTTGTATCAGCCATTAAATTGACCCAACAGCTTGGAGAAGGAGTGAATGTTCCATCAGTAAGAGAGCTAGATGGTCCTTTGCTAGACAGGAACTATGAGGATTTGCTAGCTCAAATGAATGAGAACAAGGGAAATTGGGCTCGATATGGGGTCACAATAATGTCTGATTCATGGACAGGACCATACAAGATGTGCATAATTAATTTCATGATATTTTGCAATGGTCGAATGTTCTTCCATAGTTCTGTGGATGCAACTGGTCAATCTCATAATGCTGAGTACCTCTATAAGCATATTGATCCCGTGGTTCAAGAGGTCGGGGAAAAGAACGTTATTCAGATTGTGACAGACAATGGTTCCAACTACAAGGCAGCGTGCAAACAACTTGTAGCTGAATATCCACATATCACTTGGCAGCCATGTGCTGCACATACCATCAACTTGATGTTGAAAGAAATAGCAAGCTTTAACGAGGTTGCTGAAGTAGTTCATAGTGCGCAGCGAATGTGTAAATTCTTCTACAATCATAATAG GCTGCATGCTATGATGCGAGAGAAGATAGGGGGAGAATTGATTCGATGGAACGCCACCAGATTTGGCACGGTTTTCTTGTTCTTGCAGAGTTTTTGGGACAGAAAAGACAAATTTCAAGCCTGGATGGTGTCCGATGAATGGAACAAAAGTGATTGGAAAGATGAACTAGACCGTGATTTCACGTATGATTGCTTGACAAGTAGGAAGTGGTGGGAGAATGTAGAGTTGGTGTTGAAAGCTGTTACACCACTATATTATGTGCTTCGCTTTGCTGATCAGCAGAAGAACGGGACAATATCTGGATTCATTCCAAGGATGGTAGATGCTCATAAAGAAATATTTGCTAAATTAAAGCATGATAAACTTGTGCCAAAGGATCATCTACATAGAATCAATGAAGTAATAACTAGGAGAACTCGATATCTTTTCAATGGAACTCTCATGCCTGCAG CTGCTGGACTGGATCCTCAAAGATTATATAAATCAAACTATGCACAAGAACCAGCTATTGTCCTAGCTGTAAGTTTAGCACTCAAAAAAATAGCAGGGTCACCAGAGGAGGCATCAATTGCAATTGATGAATACACGAACATATTTAGCCAAAAGAGATTGTTATTCGGTTCGTTGGAGGCTCGGAGCTCTGCACTTCGTGCTAATACCACTCCAG GCAACCCCATCATGGAGTGGCTATCCAACTCTAGATCTGAGTCTACACCAATTCTTGATGAAtatgatgatgaggatgatgattGGACCACACATGGAGGCTTTCTAATCGATGAGCTACAGATGAATGCATCGGATGTGGCTAAATTCAAGAGGAAGCTTCGTTTCAGTCAAAAGGGCGGTAAGAAGAAATGGAGGGGCTATGAAATTGTTGATGAATATGCAAATCTATTTGAAGATGACGGTGATTCAGATTCTTCACATGGTAGCCCTGTTTATGCTGAGTCAAATGACAGTAGCTCTGCTAGCTCTGATAAT GATATTGATGGCGATGTGGAGGGAGGCAAAGATGATGGTGGTACGGCCCCTGTAACCAAAGGAGATG GTGAATGTGCTAGTGGTAGTAAAATTCATGATAGTGCAAATGTGAGGATTGGAAAACCGGTTCATATTCGTCCGAGGTCAACTAGAAAGAAGAAACCAACTATAAAGTGTGTCAAAGACCTCTAA